The Danio aesculapii chromosome 7, fDanAes4.1, whole genome shotgun sequence DNA window AGTGAGTGGCAGACTGCGAGGTAGATGCGGTGTTAGGACTGGGGAAGCAGGCTGAAGAGTGAGGTAATAAATTAGTAGCGTGCTCTTTGGCATTTCTGGATCTTTTGATTGTTCTGTGTTTGTGCAAGGCTGAATCCAGGTGTTGACTGAGCGCTTTGTCCCCTTCTAGCGTGGTGTCACAGGCAAGGCAGTCGTAGAGGCCGCCTTCGGCTGCATTCCCACTGTTGGGGACCCGAAGCAACATCTCTTGCAGGTTTGCCACAGACTGACCAAAAAAACAAATTGACTTAAGGTGGCTGATAGCCGCTTCCTCCTTGCTGAAGACAGCTTGACACTTGCGGCACGCCAGCCGATACTGAACTTTGGGGACAATATATTGGTCAAGATGGGGGTCTGCACCTTTACCATCCACTTCGTGCTGCTCAGCGGCTAGGTTGTTGTGAGTGGAAGAGGTTTCAGCTGAGGGGGTGCTTTTTTGCTCCTCTGTTTTCACTGAATCTTTGGCAGAGTCCTTGCGGTCCACCGAGTTTTGTGAAGTTTGGCTTGCTTTGGGCTGCTGGATCTGCTGAAGCTGCCGCTGTTGCTGCTGAAGTGCCTCCTGCAGGCTCTGCTGATATTGCTGGTAATGCTGAAGCAAAGATCCAGGTGACAGTCCCATCAGGGCCTGCGATAAAGCTGGGTTGTAAGGAAAAAGACTTTCCATGCCATACATGGGTTGAAGATATCCACCTTGAAGAGCACCTGGGATCTGAGGGGCATAGTATGGAGAGAAGCCGGGCATAAAGTAGGGCAGGAACTGACTTGTTAGCAGAGCTGTTGGATCTGAAGCTAAAGCTGCTTGTAGAGCTTGGAGTTGGGCAGTATCGACCACATATTCCATGCCAGGTGTTGGCATTGAGGTGGCCGGAACAGCAGtgtctgttttttctttcttGGCACTGGCAGCAGAAGTGGAGGCAGCAGGAGTTCCTGCTGAGGATGGTGTAGAGGATTTCTCAGACTTGTCCTTGGGTTTATCTTTCTCCCTTGCCCTCTCAGGATCACGATCTTTGGGAGCTTCAGGGCGAGGGCCTGGCTGTGTCATCAAAGAGTTTGTTGTAGATGTAGGGGTGGGGCTGGAGTGGGCAACAGATGTGCTGGCCTGAGCTGGGCTGGGCGATGCCAATGAAGAGGAGGAAGGAGTCTTGTTGGGTAAACCAGATGTGGGGAGACTAGGTGAGGGTACACTGGCACCAGGCATGTTCAGGAGGTTTGGAGGCTTCGGAGGGGTTAAAGCTGCAGAAGTTggcacagaaaaacacaaactgaTTAGGAATTGTtgaaaaacacataataaagtaaaTCATTTTGAAACGTTTGTTTTTCTAAAGTCTCTAAACTGTTAGTGTGATAGCATACCTGAATTTGATGAATTAAAGCCTGGTATGGATGGACCACCAACACCTGGCAGGAGAACAGGGGGGATCCCCTGTAGATTTGGGTAACCTGACTGAAGGTTCAAGGCTTGCAAGGCAGGTGTGTCAAACATCCCTTGTTGCTGCATGGCTTGTTGTTGTGCTAGTCCCAGGACCTCATTTGCTTTCTTGATACGATCCATCTCTTGTTGTGCCATCAGCTGACGAACTGTCGCTGGATCAAAGTACTCTTTCTCTTTGTCAAGCTGGCTCCCAATGGTATCTTTTACTTTGGAGATGTGTTGTTGGGAAAAGATGTGGTCTCGCACTGAGAGGCGAGCACTGTATTTAACACCGCACAAAGAGCATTCTGTCTTAGGTCCCTCATAAGAAGTCTGGTTGATACCAAAGTGCTTAGCCATGCTGAGCTTAGCCTTCTTTTCCTTAGCACGAGCATTTTGGAACCAGACCTGAACAACTCTCTTTGGAAGTCCAATGTCATTGCCAAGTACCTCACACTCCAGCATGGTTGGAGTCCTGTAATCACTGAAGCAGGACTTGAGCACCTTAAGCTGAAGATTAGTCATCTGTGTTCGGAAGCGCTTTTGACCAGGCCTGTCTCCACTATCAATGCTTCTGCTTCCAGAGGCCCCTGGGCTTGGTGAACAGGGGTCAGCCAGACTTGATGTTTCACTGTAGtctatcatgttttcattttcaaaGTCTTTTGTGTAGTAACTTGTTGCAGGGCTCACCAGTCCTGAGGACATCTGTTCATCGTTTTCAATGGAGGGGGCTGTGCCCCCAGACTTAGAGAGGAAATCTCCACTGATTTGGCTGTGTTTTGCATCAGCGCTGTCATTGTCAACATTTGCCTCGTCACCTGTGGTAGTATCAGTAATTGCTGTATTCACAGAGGAACAATCATCATTATCAAGTTTATTGTGATCAAAGTTTGTGTTTACTGAGGAAATGGTTGGACTTTCAAACTCCTCCACTCCTTCAACCTTGATAGATGTGGGGCTCAGGAGAGCCCTGGGGGACAAGTCCATGACTTTGCTTAAAGGTGACAGCGATGAACACTGCGCATCATTGTTAGACTGGGCAAGATGAGCATAGCTGGAGATATCCAGAGGATCCATTTTCAACTGCATAGCCTCCTGTTCAGGTAGCAAACCAGAAAGAGCTAGGTTGTAACCAGCACGTTTAGCCTCATGCCAGTGGCGTGAACGAATGTGGGCCTCAAGGGCAGTTTTAGCTTTGAACAGGGCTCGACAAAATGGGCAGCGGCGATGGGCTTGAGCTGGCCCAACAGCCCGAAACTGCCCTTTTCTTTCCCTGGCTCGTGTGTTTTGGAACCATACCTGTACCACACGTTTTTTAAGGCCCACCTCGTGAGCAATATGGTCAAGCATTTTACGAGTCGGATTAGAGTCAAGCAAATATTTCTGGTACAAAATCTCTAGTTGCTCTGGTGTTATAGTGGTTCGGAGGCGCTTGTCTCGTTGTGGCTCCTCTCCACTATTCATGCTGTCACTTTCCCCTGGACTAGTTCCTGCCTTCTCCTCCAACTTTCTTTTCAACGAGTTCATAGTTGATGTAGGTGTTGATGGGGAGGTGGCGGAGTTGCTGGACATTTGGGGTATTGCTCCTGCAAGGAGCTGGCTAGCAAGCAGAGGATTACTTGGATCAAACAGCATGAATGACATGTCCATTGGGCGATCCAAAAACTGAGGATGAATGAACTGATTCTGGACACTCAGGAAATGAAGCTGCTGGTGTTCCTGCCAGTGTTCAAATGACGGGAAGGCAAGTTTGCACTGCTCACACTGGTATGGGATCATTTGCTGGGCCAACTGCTGCTGTGAGGCAGAGGCTAAATGAGGATTAAGGGCCATGTGGGAACTTTGGGAGGTCTGACTGGTATGTGAAACGGAGGGACCactgtgctgctgctgctgggagAGGGAAGGTGAAGAAAGCTTTGAATTCTTTGGGACTGCATGCATCTTTTCCTCTCTTTGCGGTCTCTGCTGTGGGGTCTCAGATGGATGACTGGTTTCCTGTTTCAAAGATGTCTGCTCTCTTTGACCCAATGTTGTTTCTGCAGAGTGTCTTGATTTTTCATCAAAGGAGTTTGATGTGTTAGCTGGTGTAGGCTCCTCTTTTTCAGATGATGCAATGTGAGAGAATGCAGAGGATGGAGGAAGAGGGCAGAGGCTTGAGGATGAGGGCATTGGTGTTTGACCCGATGACCCAGATGGAGTATAGTATTCATGGGAGAGATCTAGAGAGTCCTCATTTAGGCTGTCATACTGCCCGTCATCCTCTTCGTCTTTGTAACAGAGCTTCTTTTGATGTTTAATAAGGTCAAAAATGCGCTGGAATACCAGGCTGCACTTCTTGCACTGATAGTTTAAGTTGGTAGTGCGAATGTATCTGTCATTGGATAACTCACGTCGGTCACCTTCTTTTACTCCATCTCCCTGGTTCTCATAATTTTTACGGGCTTTTTGTCTGGCATTTTGAAACCACACAACAATTACTCGTGTTGGAAGGTTCAGGAGATTAGATAACTGCTCAAATTCGTCATCTTTAGGATAAGCATTAGCGTCGAAGAAATCTTGCAGGACCCTCAGTTGGTAATCTGTGAACCGTGTTCTTGAAGACCGCTTATTCCCATATGACTCCTGTTTTAAAGGTTCAGGGGAGGGTGGTTTTGAATCAATttttgtttcttcaagagttgtaaTTGGAGGGTTGTTAAAGTTGTAAGGTGAGTCTTTGTTGCGCTGCCGCTCCTTGAACAGTGTGTTTCGGAACCAGTGCTTAATGACTTTCTGGGGGAGTCCCGATTTATCCGCCATTTCTTTAATTTGCTCTTCATTGGGAGAGTTGTTGATATCGAAATACTGTCGGAGTACCCTTAGCTGGTCGTCTGTGATTCGGGTGCGAGGTCTCTTATTCTGTTGCTGCAACATGGCAGGGGTAAGCTGCTGTTGATAGAGTTGGGCAAGATCAGTGGCCAAACTGGGCTCCACAGCTGGCAGCTGGGCAGGAATTTGAGAAGGCAATGATTGTAGTGACATGGGCTGCATCATTAGTGGAGAGAAGAGAGGGAGATCCATTGCCATTGGAATTTGGGCAAGTGGTACTGGAGGCTGAGGGGTTGGAGCAGTTGGTGGCGTTAGCGTGGGAGCAGAAACAGGTATATTTGGTGTTGGTGCCCTCTGGGGTGGTGGAGGTGGAGGTGGGGGAGGAGGGGGAGGAGGAGCTGGTGCAGCTTCAGGTGTCTGGGGCCTTAGTGGGTACAGCTTATCATATTGTTCTCTGTACTCTTTGGCAAATCTCTCTAGGAATCTGAATGGAAAGAAAGCCTGGTGGATATGCTCCTGGTGACTCTTGAGAATCAATATGTTGGAAAAGAGCTTACCACAAGACTCACACTCCAGTTTCTCTAGTCCTTCAATGGGGTCAACCACTCTGGTGAAACCAGCTGTCCCAGTGCATCCTGGCAGAGACCCTGTTGACTTTCTTTGTGCTTTTTGCTTATTCTCATTGTACTGAATTACTAACTCAAATCCAAAATTCTCCAGTAGAGCTTTGGTGGCATTTCCTCTGGCATCTGAGGCAATTCTTGGAGGAGGAAATCCAGAGTCATGATTTGCATTAACTAAAGCTTGAGTAGCATCTATCTTTTCTTTGGACTTGTCTGACAAATCTTTTGGAACATGATCCTCTGTTTTATCACTAATTTCTTTGTCCTTTGGCAGATCTCTTTCTTTCTCAGTGTGGGGAGATGGCTTTGTCTTTTTGTCTACAGGGTGAGAGAGGGCACTCTGTTGAAGTAAAGCCATTTGGCTTGAACCTTGTGAGTGGGAATGAGCTTGGTGCTGTTGCTGAAGGTGGTGGTGCATAAGTTGTTGTTGTAAGCAACTTTGCTGTGCCTGCTGGACAGAATTTTTCTGTTCTTCTAACAGTGATGCAGTAGATCCACTCAAGTTCAATGTAGAGCTATTTAGATTCATTTCTGGATTAAGTTGAAATTCTGCCCCAGGAATGTAAAAGGGAAAAAGCAGCTGCTGTTGCTGAAGAGGGAGAAGAGCATCTGTTGTCATTGGGAAGTGCTGGAGAAGAGGGTTAAAAAGCTGGGACTGAAGGAGTGCGGCCTGCTGGAGCTCCTGCTGGAGCTGAGCCTGTGCCTGTGCTTGAGCCTGGGCcaactgctgctgctgttgttgaagCTGTTGCTGATGACTTCTCGAGGACAGCATGTCAGAGAATTTCTTCTTTTTCACTTCATGATTCTCAGAGGAGGAAGTGTGACTAGCTGAATTACCCAAATTCTCAATACTGTGAGAATGGCTTGACAGATGATTACCTCCCATTATGCTCTGTGCTGTCTGTGCTCCTGCAGGAGAGCTGCTGCTGTTACTAGAGCTGGTAGTTGAGTTAGTGGCTGGAATAGGGCTCGGGGTTGAAGTGCTATTGGAAGTGCTTCCGCTTGGGCCACTACTGCTAACAGCAGTAGAACTGCCACCAGCTGCTTCAAGCTTTGCTGCCCTGGCCTTGGTTTGATGAAGAACAGAGCGCATGTGAATCTCCAGTGTAGAGCTCTGGCTATATGCTACATTGCAAGTGCTGCACTTGAAGGGTTTGTTATCAGGGCTGCTGGTAGGCTCTGGCTGACCTGTGGTGGATTCTTGTAGGGCCCTTTTGACTTTGTGTAAGTGAGATACTGAGTTGTAGTGTACAAGCAGGATATTCTTTTGAGTAAATGACTCTTTGCAGACTGTACACTTGAAGGGACGAGATGGATCTAGAAACTTCTCCATAGTAAAGTTGGGGCCTTTTCTAAAAGGAAGGGCACGTTTGGGTTCAGATCCAGAATCCTCTAGCAAAGATCCAGAGTCACTGCCAGTTGGACTTTGCTTTTCCTCTGGATCACTTTCATCTCCCTCTTTCTCATCATCCAGAAGACCTCCCTGGTCCTCTCCAAGTGAGGGATCGCCCATAATCATTAGGTCCCCATTCATCAGTAAACCTCCATAGAGCTGCTGGATGTCTGCTTCACTTAACTCCAGGTGACTGGTCTCCAGATGCTTTTTAAGTGCCTGTAGGGTTCTGAAGCTGCGCTGGCATAAACAACACATTGTGGCCGCTCTGATCACATGATATTGGGAATGCAGCTGAAGTTTCTCTATTGTCTTGAATGCCAGACTACATTGATTGCAGCGATACTTGTAGACATGACGATCAGAGACCGGCAGTTGGGGCCTTTTGTTGTGGACCTCATTGAAGTGCATCTGAAGAGCACTGGATGATTTAAAAACTTTGTTACAGCCCTTTTTCCAGCAAAGGAAACCAGTGGAATCATCTCTTGCAGGCTGTTGTTCCTCAAGAGGAGATTTGCGAGCTTCAGCAGTGTCAGAGGTCAGAGAAACTGCTTTTTCAGGCTCAGCATCTGCCACTTCtgcaatcacaaaaaaaaaaatccagcatTAATACTATGATAACATATAATTAATATGTGCATAGTGTTTAATAAATTCAGTTGCATCACATTCTTACCTGTTAGTTTCTTAGTGTCTTCCGAGTTTGAGTTGAACTGAGGTGTAGTTTGAGTATCTTTCTCTGGTCCAGGTACTGGTATGAACATGCTTGCTGGCAGTACTTCTGATGCTGCCACCTGAAAAATAAAGCAcacattaattataattaataaaaatagacTCTCAATAAAAAAGTCCAACTCACATAAATGTTAAGGACAAGAAAAATACATATTCAGAAGAGGCAACATTTCTTTAACAGTGTATTGCATTGCCCTTTTCATTATATCCAATAATTGCTaagcattgtaaaaaaaagtattaatttggGACAGGTGAGACGTACTATAAACATATAATCTGATAAGATAATCatcttatttgaactggacacaAATACATTCACAGTCCCCCTCAAAGGCGACTTAATTTG harbors:
- the zfhx3b gene encoding zinc finger homeobox protein 3 isoform X2; amino-acid sequence: MESCESPVVSGTDDGLGSSATSQQHHPQPWNDHPNAKVPPCNQSPSLESLSLSAPHSTQIQNPSTHCEALREQQKQTLSQAPSDNSTSRQLHLKREGLEEEEQEGVSCGEEDEDLEDLDEMEIDSCFPSLQPFPGVPMVPSGGGMPMLMRQQPSHRRGATESGSEEGEEEEEEESSDVENLAGEIVYQPDGSAYIVESLSQLIQSDGSMEPGLLPSNSLTSGGKPGEPVGTSSVYPQIINTFHIASSFGKWFGSSDQGFPNTSTLTGFSPVLHSFRVFDVRHKSNKDYLNSDGSAKKSCVSKDVPNNVDFSKFDGLALYGKGKPILMCFLCKLSFGYARSFVTHAVHDHRMTLCEDERRLLGHKHASAIIQGIGKDKEPLISFLEPKNKNSPPPPTLVPMNSGQSFYGTFSGVHLEGGSSSEGGESLLNKDSDSGLQQQALLTLGGLGSPKASSLTSTPGPAKDSSTLSKPQGRRTEGSVGKEGTHRGEDGDAEICERKTLLPGEEMPSDEEDELLLEEEDEEVEDEGTAVACSGSSSSSGRFVGESAVSNQSISKSPLLMPSSALQPSACLSAASPALSSKFSASMSSSSIRGAEDGMAADGGGRTSELPLSFNCQGSTVPMAMAAVAGRGGEEDGAACSTASTSSPLASNAAAEESANRDSATAPEPNECPAEGDEDNGALLHHHLHHHHHHLHPSPNAHTHLHHTAACDLSGISECTQNHGAGGSGGSGVECPKCDTVLGSSRSLGGHMTMMHSRNSCKTLKCPKCNWHYKYQQTLEAHMKEKHPDSGGSCVYCSSGQSHPRLARGESYTCGYKPFRCEVCNYSTTTKGNLSIHMQSDKHLNNMQTLQNGGTIPTAGEQVFGHAPGGVVPVSSASQPGSHHPSHHHHPAQSSTHMTGPCGAPSPTKPKSKPTWRCEVCDYETNVARNLRIHMTSEKHMHNMMLLQQNMSQMQHGRLGLGAMPSPSEAELYQYYLTQNMSLPPGLKMDPSGADAQFLLGGFHLDPNMAALAPALVGGDIAMDVRLGGGQLVSEELMTLGESLSQTSDPSLKLFQCAVCNRFTTDNLDVLGLHMSAERSLPEEEWRAVVGDSHQCKLCHYTTQLKANFQLHCKTDKHVQKYQLVAHIKEGGKGNEWRLKCVAIGNPVHLKCNACDYYTNSLEKLRMHTVNSRHEASLKLYKHLQQHENAVEGESCYYHCVLCNYSTKAKLNLIQHVRSMKHQRSESLRKLQRLQKGLPEEEEELSAIFTIRKCPSADTASNQLERDQTDSPVPSKRPSSRSETAESPLSSKRPRTTEKSSGEQMYQCPYCKFSNTDLNRLRMHVMTQHSVQPMFRCPLCQDMLNNKVHLQFHLTHLHSVAPDCVDKLIATVAASEVLPASMFIPVPGPEKDTQTTPQFNSNSEDTKKLTEVADAEPEKAVSLTSDTAEARKSPLEEQQPARDDSTGFLCWKKGCNKVFKSSSALQMHFNEVHNKRPQLPVSDRHVYKYRCNQCSLAFKTIEKLQLHSQYHVIRAATMCCLCQRSFRTLQALKKHLETSHLELSEADIQQLYGGLLMNGDLMIMGDPSLGEDQGGLLDDEKEGDESDPEEKQSPTGSDSGSLLEDSGSEPKRALPFRKGPNFTMEKFLDPSRPFKCTVCKESFTQKNILLVHYNSVSHLHKVKRALQESTTGQPEPTSSPDNKPFKCSTCNVAYSQSSTLEIHMRSVLHQTKARAAKLEAAGGSSTAVSSSGPSGSTSNSTSTPSPIPATNSTTSSSNSSSSPAGAQTAQSIMGGNHLSSHSHSIENLGNSASHTSSSENHEVKKKKFSDMLSSRSHQQQLQQQQQQLAQAQAQAQAQLQQELQQAALLQSQLFNPLLQHFPMTTDALLPLQQQQLLFPFYIPGAEFQLNPEMNLNSSTLNLSGSTASLLEEQKNSVQQAQQSCLQQQLMHHHLQQQHQAHSHSQGSSQMALLQQSALSHPVDKKTKPSPHTEKERDLPKDKEISDKTEDHVPKDLSDKSKEKIDATQALVNANHDSGFPPPRIASDARGNATKALLENFGFELVIQYNENKQKAQRKSTGSLPGCTGTAGFTRVVDPIEGLEKLECESCGKLFSNILILKSHQEHIHQAFFPFRFLERFAKEYREQYDKLYPLRPQTPEAAPAPPPPPPPPPPPPPQRAPTPNIPVSAPTLTPPTAPTPQPPVPLAQIPMAMDLPLFSPLMMQPMSLQSLPSQIPAQLPAVEPSLATDLAQLYQQQLTPAMLQQQNKRPRTRITDDQLRVLRQYFDINNSPNEEQIKEMADKSGLPQKVIKHWFRNTLFKERQRNKDSPYNFNNPPITTLEETKIDSKPPSPEPLKQESYGNKRSSRTRFTDYQLRVLQDFFDANAYPKDDEFEQLSNLLNLPTRVIVVWFQNARQKARKNYENQGDGVKEGDRRELSNDRYIRTTNLNYQCKKCSLVFQRIFDLIKHQKKLCYKDEEDDGQYDSLNEDSLDLSHEYYTPSGSSGQTPMPSSSSLCPLPPSSAFSHIASSEKEEPTPANTSNSFDEKSRHSAETTLGQREQTSLKQETSHPSETPQQRPQREEKMHAVPKNSKLSSPSLSQQQQHSGPSVSHTSQTSQSSHMALNPHLASASQQQLAQQMIPYQCEQCKLAFPSFEHWQEHQQLHFLSVQNQFIHPQFLDRPMDMSFMLFDPSNPLLASQLLAGAIPQMSSNSATSPSTPTSTMNSLKRKLEEKAGTSPGESDSMNSGEEPQRDKRLRTTITPEQLEILYQKYLLDSNPTRKMLDHIAHEVGLKKRVVQVWFQNTRARERKGQFRAVGPAQAHRRCPFCRALFKAKTALEAHIRSRHWHEAKRAGYNLALSGLLPEQEAMQLKMDPLDISSYAHLAQSNNDAQCSSLSPLSKVMDLSPRALLSPTSIKVEGVEEFESPTISSVNTNFDHNKLDNDDCSSVNTAITDTTTGDEANVDNDSADAKHSQISGDFLSKSGGTAPSIENDEQMSSGLVSPATSYYTKDFENENMIDYSETSSLADPCSPSPGASGSRSIDSGDRPGQKRFRTQMTNLQLKVLKSCFSDYRTPTMLECEVLGNDIGLPKRVVQVWFQNARAKEKKAKLSMAKHFGINQTSYEGPKTECSLCGVKYSARLSVRDHIFSQQHISKVKDTIGSQLDKEKEYFDPATVRQLMAQQEMDRIKKANEVLGLAQQQAMQQQGMFDTPALQALNLQSGYPNLQGIPPVLLPGVGGPSIPGFNSSNSALTPPKPPNLLNMPGASVPSPSLPTSGLPNKTPSSSSLASPSPAQASTSVAHSSPTPTSTTNSLMTQPGPRPEAPKDRDPERAREKDKPKDKSEKSSTPSSAGTPAASTSAASAKKEKTDTAVPATSMPTPGMEYVVDTAQLQALQAALASDPTALLTSQFLPYFMPGFSPYYAPQIPGALQGGYLQPMYGMESLFPYNPALSQALMGLSPGSLLQHYQQYQQSLQEALQQQQRQLQQIQQPKASQTSQNSVDRKDSAKDSVKTEEQKSTPSAETSSTHNNLAAEQHEVDGKGADPHLDQYIVPKVQYRLACRKCQAVFSKEEAAISHLKSICFFGQSVANLQEMLLRVPNSGNAAEGGLYDCLACDTTLEGDKALSQHLDSALHKHRTIKRSRNAKEHATNLLPHSSACFPSPNTASTSQSATHSNNTTSPPPTTSATTPSSSASSCTSTSFTASPLNTTATGKSWSQAPFSRALAGKSNPPSSALSSFPPVSSPSTVTSSSLSTSGVQTSIPTDVFTDESDSDSSQKSADRLGRPAEEPQQPGCLKDSSSCSSNLTSVGSDSIRL
- the zfhx3b gene encoding zinc finger homeobox protein 3 isoform X1; this translates as MESCESPVVSGTDDGLGSSATSQQHHPQPWNDHPNAKVPPCNQSPSLESLSLSAPHSTQIQNPSTHCEALREQQKQTLSQAPSDNSTSRQLHLKREGLEEEEQEGVSCGEEDEDLEDLDEMEIDSCFPSLQPFPGVPMVPSGGGMPMLMRQQPSHRRGATESGSEEGEEEEEEESSDVENLAGEIVYQPDGSAYIVESLSQLIQSDGSMEPGLLPSNSLTSGGKPGEPVGTSSVYPQIINTFHIASSFGKWFGSSDQGFPNTSTLTGFSPVLHSFRVFDVRHKSNKDYLNSDGSAKKSCVSKDVPNNVDFSKFDGLALYGKGKPILMCFLCKLSFGYARSFVTHAVHDHRMTLCEDERRLLGHKHASAIIQGIGKDKEPLISFLEPKNKNSPPPPTLVPMNSGQSFYGTFSGVHLEGGSSSEGGESLLNKDSDSGLQQQALLTLGGLGSPKASSLTSTPGPAKDSSTLSKPQGRRTEGSVGKEGTHRGEDGDAEICERKTLLPGEEMPSDEEDELLLEEEDEEVEDEGTAVACSGSSSSSGRFVGESAVSNQSISKSPLLMPSSALQPSACLSAASPALSSKFSASMSSSSIRGAEDGMAADGGGRTSELPLSFNCQGSTVPMAMAAVAGRGGEEDGAACSTASTSSPLASNAAAEESANRDSATAPEPNECPAEGDEDNGALLHHHLHHHHHHLHPSPNAHTHLHHTAACDLSGISECTQNHGAGGSGGSGVECPKCDTVLGSSRSLGGHMTMMHSRNSCKTLKCPKCNWHYKYQQTLEAHMKEKHPDSGGSCVYCSSGQSHPRLARGESYTCGYKPFRCEVCNYSTTTKGNLSIHMQSDKHLNNMQTLQNGGTIPTAGEQVFGHAPGGVVPVSSASQPGSHHPSHHHHPAQSSTHMTGPCGAPSPTKPKSKPTWRCEVCDYETNVARNLRIHMTSEKHMHNMMLLQQNMSQMQHGRLGLGAMPSPSEAELYQYYLTQNMSLPPGLKMDPSGADAQFLLGGFHLDPNMAALAPALVGGDIAMDVRLGGGQLVSEELMTLGESLSQTSDPSLKLFQCAVCNRFTTDNLDVLGLHMSAERSLPEEEWRAVVGDSHQCKLCHYTTQLKANFQLHCKTDKHVQKYQLVAHIKEGGKGNEWRLKCVAIGNPVHLKCNACDYYTNSLEKLRMHTVNSRHEASLKLYKHLQQHENAVEGESCYYHCVLCNYSTKAKLNLIQHVRSMKHQRSESLRKLQRLQKGLPEEEEELSAIFTIRKCPSADTGELSEDVEAASETTTDQEDQTKDKESGGERELTKGTASNQLERDQTDSPVPSKRPSSRSETAESPLSSKRPRTTEKSSGEQMYQCPYCKFSNTDLNRLRMHVMTQHSVQPMFRCPLCQDMLNNKVHLQFHLTHLHSVAPDCVDKLIATVAASEVLPASMFIPVPGPEKDTQTTPQFNSNSEDTKKLTEVADAEPEKAVSLTSDTAEARKSPLEEQQPARDDSTGFLCWKKGCNKVFKSSSALQMHFNEVHNKRPQLPVSDRHVYKYRCNQCSLAFKTIEKLQLHSQYHVIRAATMCCLCQRSFRTLQALKKHLETSHLELSEADIQQLYGGLLMNGDLMIMGDPSLGEDQGGLLDDEKEGDESDPEEKQSPTGSDSGSLLEDSGSEPKRALPFRKGPNFTMEKFLDPSRPFKCTVCKESFTQKNILLVHYNSVSHLHKVKRALQESTTGQPEPTSSPDNKPFKCSTCNVAYSQSSTLEIHMRSVLHQTKARAAKLEAAGGSSTAVSSSGPSGSTSNSTSTPSPIPATNSTTSSSNSSSSPAGAQTAQSIMGGNHLSSHSHSIENLGNSASHTSSSENHEVKKKKFSDMLSSRSHQQQLQQQQQQLAQAQAQAQAQLQQELQQAALLQSQLFNPLLQHFPMTTDALLPLQQQQLLFPFYIPGAEFQLNPEMNLNSSTLNLSGSTASLLEEQKNSVQQAQQSCLQQQLMHHHLQQQHQAHSHSQGSSQMALLQQSALSHPVDKKTKPSPHTEKERDLPKDKEISDKTEDHVPKDLSDKSKEKIDATQALVNANHDSGFPPPRIASDARGNATKALLENFGFELVIQYNENKQKAQRKSTGSLPGCTGTAGFTRVVDPIEGLEKLECESCGKLFSNILILKSHQEHIHQAFFPFRFLERFAKEYREQYDKLYPLRPQTPEAAPAPPPPPPPPPPPPPQRAPTPNIPVSAPTLTPPTAPTPQPPVPLAQIPMAMDLPLFSPLMMQPMSLQSLPSQIPAQLPAVEPSLATDLAQLYQQQLTPAMLQQQNKRPRTRITDDQLRVLRQYFDINNSPNEEQIKEMADKSGLPQKVIKHWFRNTLFKERQRNKDSPYNFNNPPITTLEETKIDSKPPSPEPLKQESYGNKRSSRTRFTDYQLRVLQDFFDANAYPKDDEFEQLSNLLNLPTRVIVVWFQNARQKARKNYENQGDGVKEGDRRELSNDRYIRTTNLNYQCKKCSLVFQRIFDLIKHQKKLCYKDEEDDGQYDSLNEDSLDLSHEYYTPSGSSGQTPMPSSSSLCPLPPSSAFSHIASSEKEEPTPANTSNSFDEKSRHSAETTLGQREQTSLKQETSHPSETPQQRPQREEKMHAVPKNSKLSSPSLSQQQQHSGPSVSHTSQTSQSSHMALNPHLASASQQQLAQQMIPYQCEQCKLAFPSFEHWQEHQQLHFLSVQNQFIHPQFLDRPMDMSFMLFDPSNPLLASQLLAGAIPQMSSNSATSPSTPTSTMNSLKRKLEEKAGTSPGESDSMNSGEEPQRDKRLRTTITPEQLEILYQKYLLDSNPTRKMLDHIAHEVGLKKRVVQVWFQNTRARERKGQFRAVGPAQAHRRCPFCRALFKAKTALEAHIRSRHWHEAKRAGYNLALSGLLPEQEAMQLKMDPLDISSYAHLAQSNNDAQCSSLSPLSKVMDLSPRALLSPTSIKVEGVEEFESPTISSVNTNFDHNKLDNDDCSSVNTAITDTTTGDEANVDNDSADAKHSQISGDFLSKSGGTAPSIENDEQMSSGLVSPATSYYTKDFENENMIDYSETSSLADPCSPSPGASGSRSIDSGDRPGQKRFRTQMTNLQLKVLKSCFSDYRTPTMLECEVLGNDIGLPKRVVQVWFQNARAKEKKAKLSMAKHFGINQTSYEGPKTECSLCGVKYSARLSVRDHIFSQQHISKVKDTIGSQLDKEKEYFDPATVRQLMAQQEMDRIKKANEVLGLAQQQAMQQQGMFDTPALQALNLQSGYPNLQGIPPVLLPGVGGPSIPGFNSSNSALTPPKPPNLLNMPGASVPSPSLPTSGLPNKTPSSSSLASPSPAQASTSVAHSSPTPTSTTNSLMTQPGPRPEAPKDRDPERAREKDKPKDKSEKSSTPSSAGTPAASTSAASAKKEKTDTAVPATSMPTPGMEYVVDTAQLQALQAALASDPTALLTSQFLPYFMPGFSPYYAPQIPGALQGGYLQPMYGMESLFPYNPALSQALMGLSPGSLLQHYQQYQQSLQEALQQQQRQLQQIQQPKASQTSQNSVDRKDSAKDSVKTEEQKSTPSAETSSTHNNLAAEQHEVDGKGADPHLDQYIVPKVQYRLACRKCQAVFSKEEAAISHLKSICFFGQSVANLQEMLLRVPNSGNAAEGGLYDCLACDTTLEGDKALSQHLDSALHKHRTIKRSRNAKEHATNLLPHSSACFPSPNTASTSQSATHSNNTTSPPPTTSATTPSSSASSCTSTSFTASPLNTTATGKSWSQAPFSRALAGKSNPPSSALSSFPPVSSPSTVTSSSLSTSGVQTSIPTDVFTDESDSDSSQKSADRLGRPAEEPQQPGCLKDSSSCSSNLTSVGSDSIRL